In a single window of the Hoyosella subflava DQS3-9A1 genome:
- a CDS encoding YchJ family protein: MADEVRTYPADKLCPCQHGEPYANCCGPLISGVAVAPTAVRLMRSRYAAFVIHDSEYLLTSWHPSTRPDVLDLDPEQAWRRLDIIRTKNGGPFDKDGIVEFRAHYRHSGERGSLHEVSRFVREQGRWLYVDGQILP, from the coding sequence GTGGCAGACGAAGTGCGAACCTACCCGGCGGACAAGCTGTGCCCCTGTCAGCATGGCGAGCCGTACGCGAACTGCTGCGGACCGCTCATCAGCGGTGTCGCCGTGGCGCCGACAGCAGTGCGGCTCATGCGGTCTCGCTACGCTGCATTCGTAATTCACGACTCTGAGTACTTGCTGACGTCATGGCACCCGTCGACACGGCCGGATGTGCTTGACCTCGATCCGGAGCAGGCCTGGCGGCGGCTCGACATCATCCGCACCAAAAATGGCGGTCCATTCGACAAGGACGGAATCGTGGAGTTTCGAGCCCACTACCGACATTCCGGCGAACGCGGCTCCCTGCACGAAGTGAGCCGATTCGTGCGCGAGCAGGGCCGCTGGCTGTACGTCGACGGTCAGATCCTGCCCTGA
- a CDS encoding hydroxypyruvate isomerase family protein, whose product MSPYSYTVNCSILLTHLPLLERPHAVRDAGFNAVEFWWPFDSAVPGDREVDEFVRAVSDAGVTLSHLNFVAGNLAAGDRGLLSDPRRASEFRDNVDVVVGIGEQLGASGFNALYGNRIDGVAPAIQDELATENLVLAAEAAARIGACVLLEPVSGFPAYPLKLARDAARVIDRVGAPNIGLLADLYHLAANGEDIPSAIARFNAHIRHVQIADAPGRGAPGTGELPLTDYLSQICETGYDGYVSLEYVSSSADPFAWLPRDGFAG is encoded by the coding sequence ATGTCTCCTTATTCCTACACCGTCAACTGTTCGATCCTGTTGACCCACCTGCCGCTTCTCGAGCGACCGCATGCTGTCCGCGATGCTGGTTTCAACGCTGTCGAGTTCTGGTGGCCGTTCGACTCTGCGGTGCCTGGTGACCGCGAGGTGGACGAGTTTGTCCGCGCTGTGTCCGATGCGGGCGTGACGCTGTCACACCTGAATTTCGTGGCGGGGAACCTTGCCGCCGGTGATCGGGGCCTGCTCTCAGATCCGCGGCGCGCTTCCGAGTTCCGCGACAACGTCGATGTGGTTGTCGGGATCGGCGAGCAGCTCGGAGCATCTGGGTTCAATGCGCTCTACGGCAACCGCATTGATGGGGTGGCGCCGGCAATACAGGACGAGCTGGCCACCGAGAATCTCGTGCTCGCCGCAGAAGCTGCGGCGCGTATCGGCGCGTGCGTGTTGCTGGAGCCGGTCAGTGGGTTTCCCGCCTATCCACTGAAGCTGGCGCGGGACGCCGCCAGGGTGATCGACCGTGTGGGAGCGCCGAACATCGGTCTGCTGGCAGACCTGTACCACCTGGCTGCGAACGGGGAGGACATTCCCTCTGCGATTGCCCGCTTCAATGCGCACATTCGGCACGTTCAGATTGCGGATGCGCCGGGGCGCGGGGCGCCAGGAACCGGGGAGCTGCCGCTGACGGACTACTTGTCGCAAATCTGCGAGACCGGTTACGACGGCTACGTGTCGCTGGAGTATGTGTCATCGTCGGCTGACCCCTTCGCGTGGCTGCCGCGCGACGGCTTCGCGGGCTGA
- a CDS encoding SDR family oxidoreductase produces MSQTGTAPVAVVTGAGSGLGRAITRAMLQAGFRVALAGRHTESLTETAGGSGQALTVATDVTDEKSVHALFGTVRDAWGRIDVLVNNAGTFGPVGGIDEITVEEWRATVDVNLTGYFLCAAEAMRHMKTQDPAGGRIINNGSISAHVPRPGTAAYAATKHAITGLTKSISLDGRPYNIACGQIDIGNAATDMTHGFAAGARQADGSVKQEPTFDARHAAEQVLHMAQLPLTANVQFVTLMATTMPYIGRG; encoded by the coding sequence ATGAGCCAGACGGGTACTGCGCCTGTTGCAGTCGTCACGGGTGCCGGGTCTGGCCTGGGCCGGGCCATAACTCGCGCGATGCTTCAAGCAGGCTTCCGAGTCGCGCTCGCCGGACGTCACACGGAAAGTCTGACGGAAACGGCTGGCGGCAGTGGGCAGGCGCTCACCGTCGCCACGGATGTCACCGACGAGAAGTCGGTGCACGCGCTTTTCGGCACCGTCCGCGATGCGTGGGGGCGTATCGACGTGCTGGTCAACAACGCCGGGACGTTCGGTCCGGTCGGCGGAATCGACGAGATCACCGTCGAGGAGTGGCGGGCGACTGTCGACGTCAATCTGACTGGCTACTTCCTGTGTGCGGCAGAAGCGATGCGGCACATGAAAACCCAGGATCCCGCCGGTGGGCGGATCATCAACAACGGCTCGATATCAGCACACGTCCCGAGACCCGGCACCGCAGCCTACGCGGCGACCAAGCATGCGATCACCGGTCTCACTAAGTCCATCTCGCTTGATGGCCGTCCCTACAACATCGCGTGTGGCCAGATCGATATTGGCAATGCTGCCACCGATATGACGCACGGTTTCGCGGCAGGGGCGAGGCAGGCAGATGGCAGCGTGAAACAAGAGCCCACGTTCGATGCTCGTCATGCGGCCGAGCAGGTGCTGCACATGGCGCAGCTGCCACTGACTGCCAATGTCCAGTTCGTGACACTGATGGCGACGACGATGCCGTACATCGGACGGGGATAG
- a CDS encoding PQQ-binding-like beta-propeller repeat protein, with translation MSSDGAGTRALTVLALAGMLVFASCAGPEDGQPTDQADHPTDATVEAPERLLESEWTVDASSIAEGGVFVRPARLGPSPVSDAPTGAHEVGDVLVTTVRSDVNSSEYTSAQVPEQVLVALDRADGEVLWTQQVTGALTCAEDEIEGLLPCLVGGDPHEPGTETSPAPSEPAELRFYRLSDGEVASSFPAEDAREVAVSDGSVFLAWQDPYDQPERAATITRGSVDDPEGDWRREYPLNPDCDTGVQGFWLEAADGAVFFRGEQAFVVNADDGTRTPDESLYSVARVPDHGYIVDLCESGNGAAIFTIEGEVVARYDDPGNVVSVVSRSGSTDAPVYLVNGAALHDFETGELLWDRDPRYFWVLGIVGDVALASGSAPGGPTLGLDARTGEQLWSSPFGEFGWVLGAVGDDMVTRGHNPSEVAGVALGTGERMWSFEVPDVARVDMVDDGIVVSTATQLDVYTVN, from the coding sequence ATGTCATCTGACGGCGCAGGAACGCGCGCGCTGACAGTGCTGGCTCTGGCAGGAATGCTTGTTTTCGCGTCCTGCGCGGGCCCTGAAGACGGTCAGCCAACAGATCAAGCGGACCACCCCACTGATGCCACTGTTGAGGCGCCTGAGCGGCTCCTCGAATCCGAATGGACGGTCGACGCGTCGAGCATCGCGGAAGGTGGGGTGTTCGTGCGCCCCGCCCGGTTGGGGCCGTCGCCCGTCAGTGATGCGCCGACTGGGGCGCATGAGGTGGGTGACGTGCTCGTCACCACTGTCCGTAGCGACGTGAATTCATCCGAGTACACCAGCGCGCAGGTTCCTGAGCAGGTGCTGGTCGCCCTCGATAGGGCGGATGGTGAGGTGTTGTGGACGCAGCAGGTCACCGGCGCACTGACATGCGCTGAGGACGAGATCGAGGGACTGCTGCCCTGCCTGGTCGGCGGGGACCCGCATGAACCAGGCACGGAAACGAGTCCGGCGCCCTCCGAACCCGCGGAGCTGCGGTTCTATCGGCTGAGCGACGGTGAGGTTGCCTCGAGCTTCCCCGCTGAGGACGCGCGCGAGGTCGCCGTTTCCGACGGGTCTGTGTTCCTGGCCTGGCAGGATCCCTACGATCAGCCCGAGCGGGCAGCGACGATCACGCGGGGAAGCGTTGACGATCCCGAGGGTGACTGGCGGCGCGAGTATCCGCTCAACCCGGACTGCGACACGGGCGTTCAGGGATTTTGGCTCGAGGCCGCCGACGGTGCTGTATTTTTCCGCGGCGAACAGGCCTTCGTCGTCAACGCTGACGATGGCACGCGGACACCTGATGAGTCCCTGTATTCGGTGGCTCGCGTTCCCGACCATGGGTACATCGTCGACCTCTGCGAATCCGGAAACGGCGCAGCGATATTCACGATCGAGGGCGAGGTGGTCGCACGATATGACGACCCGGGGAACGTCGTCTCGGTGGTGAGCCGTTCGGGTTCCACAGATGCGCCCGTGTACCTCGTCAACGGTGCTGCGTTGCATGACTTCGAGACTGGCGAACTGCTGTGGGATCGGGACCCGAGGTACTTCTGGGTGCTCGGGATCGTCGGCGACGTAGCGTTAGCGTCCGGCAGCGCACCCGGCGGGCCCACACTCGGATTGGACGCCCGAACAGGCGAGCAATTGTGGAGTTCGCCGTTCGGAGAATTTGGCTGGGTCCTGGGTGCGGTCGGCGACGATATGGTGACGCGCGGGCACAACCCGAGTGAAGTCGCAGGTGTTGCGCTTGGTACCGGCGAGCGTATGTGGTCCTTTGAGGTTCCCGACGTAGCACGGGTCGACATGGTCGACGACGGGATCGTCGTGAGCACGGCAACACAATTGGACGTTTACACCGTGAACTAG
- a CDS encoding FABP family protein — protein MTERDDTPAPKPEPGSANAAVAAAAARAKATAARNVPSLPGLPLPDDTANLREGPNLSDALLALLPLVGVWRGEGEGNDPKSGDYLFGQQIVVSHDGGDYLTWDARSWVIDNDGNYVKPDLRESGFWRVADSDGEEVLEFLLTHTSGVVELYYGEARTQSSWELATDVVIRSQSAEVVGGAKRLYGIVADGDLAYVEERINADGQLVPRLSARLHRFAG, from the coding sequence GTGACTGAGCGGGACGACACGCCAGCTCCCAAGCCGGAACCAGGTAGCGCTAACGCGGCGGTTGCGGCTGCCGCTGCGCGGGCGAAAGCGACTGCAGCGCGCAATGTCCCGAGCCTCCCCGGCCTGCCATTGCCCGACGACACGGCCAACCTTCGCGAAGGCCCCAATTTGAGTGACGCGCTGCTTGCGCTCCTCCCCCTTGTCGGTGTGTGGCGCGGTGAGGGTGAAGGGAACGATCCGAAGAGCGGCGACTATCTGTTCGGGCAGCAGATCGTGGTCAGCCACGACGGTGGCGACTACCTGACGTGGGACGCCCGAAGCTGGGTCATCGACAACGACGGCAATTACGTCAAGCCGGACCTGCGCGAAAGTGGCTTCTGGCGAGTTGCTGACTCGGATGGCGAAGAAGTCCTCGAGTTCTTGCTCACCCACACGTCGGGTGTTGTGGAGTTGTATTACGGCGAGGCCCGCACCCAGTCTTCCTGGGAACTTGCAACCGATGTGGTCATTCGCAGTCAGTCTGCTGAGGTGGTGGGCGGCGCCAAGCGGCTCTACGGCATCGTCGCCGATGGTGATCTTGCCTATGTGGAAGAACGCATCAACGCCGATGGTCAGTTAGTACCTAGGCTTTCGGCGCGGCTTCACCGCTTCGCAGGGTAG
- a CDS encoding DUF1416 domain-containing protein: MCGAPVQGQNLPAGVDAEKETVITGKVVGAAGEPIGGAFVRLLDSTGEFTAEVVASGSGDFRFFAAPGTWTVRALSASGNGEASVSPESAGVHEVSITVSK, translated from the coding sequence ATGTGCGGTGCACCAGTCCAGGGACAGAACCTTCCTGCCGGTGTTGATGCGGAGAAGGAAACCGTCATCACCGGAAAAGTTGTCGGCGCGGCCGGCGAGCCGATCGGTGGCGCGTTCGTGCGTCTGCTCGACAGCACCGGCGAGTTCACTGCCGAGGTTGTCGCCTCCGGCAGCGGTGACTTCCGTTTCTTCGCTGCACCGGGAACGTGGACAGTGCGCGCACTGTCCGCTTCCGGCAATGGTGAGGCGTCTGTCAGCCCGGAGTCAGCTGGCGTCCACGAAGTGAGCATCACCGTCAGCAAGTAA
- a CDS encoding sulfurtransferase, translating into MARSDVLVSTDWAEQNLNAPKTVFVEVDEDTTAYDGGHIEGAVKIDWKTDLQDQVRRDFVNQEQFSALLSEKGIANDDTVVLYGGNNNWFAAYAYWYFKLYGHENVKLLDGGRKKWELDGRPLVQEVPQREATNYSAKPQDVTIRAFRDEVIDAIGNKNLVDVRSPDEFSGKILAPAHLPQEQSQRAGHIPTAISVPWSKAANEDGTFKSDDELRQLYKEEGLDDGMDIIAYCRIGERSSHTWFALQELLGYENVKNYDGSWTEYGSLVGVPIALGEK; encoded by the coding sequence ATGGCTCGCTCCGACGTCCTAGTCTCCACAGACTGGGCCGAGCAGAACCTCAATGCCCCGAAGACCGTCTTTGTTGAGGTCGATGAGGACACCACTGCCTACGACGGTGGCCACATCGAGGGCGCTGTGAAGATCGACTGGAAGACCGATCTGCAGGATCAGGTCCGCCGCGACTTCGTCAACCAGGAGCAGTTCTCCGCCCTGCTGTCCGAAAAGGGCATCGCGAACGACGACACCGTGGTTCTCTACGGCGGCAACAACAACTGGTTTGCTGCGTACGCCTACTGGTACTTCAAGCTTTACGGCCACGAGAACGTCAAACTTCTTGACGGCGGGCGCAAGAAGTGGGAGCTCGACGGTCGGCCCCTCGTCCAGGAAGTTCCCCAGCGCGAGGCCACCAATTACAGCGCGAAGCCGCAGGATGTCACCATCCGCGCTTTCCGTGACGAAGTAATCGATGCTATCGGCAACAAGAACCTCGTCGACGTTCGCTCACCTGACGAGTTCAGCGGCAAGATCCTGGCTCCGGCGCACCTTCCGCAAGAGCAGTCACAGCGCGCTGGCCACATCCCCACCGCGATCAGCGTTCCGTGGAGCAAGGCTGCCAACGAAGATGGCACCTTCAAGTCCGATGACGAACTCCGCCAGCTTTACAAAGAAGAAGGCCTCGACGACGGCATGGACATCATCGCCTACTGCCGCATCGGTGAGCGCTCCAGCCACACGTGGTTCGCGCTCCAGGAGCTCCTGGGATACGAGAATGTCAAGAACTACGACGGCAGCTGGACCGAATATGGTTCACTCGTCGGCGTCCCGATCGCTTTGGGGGAGAAGTAA
- a CDS encoding DUF4395 domain-containing protein, with protein MSTPLTPQNVDVRGPRFAAWITSAVLALTLVTGWWALLAIQAVVFALGAALGPRRSPYGMLFANLVAPRIGPVREREPAAPVRFAQLVGLLFAVAALVGYISGAVLAGQIFTGLAFIAAFLNAAFGICLGCQMYPLVAQLRSGSRSSAA; from the coding sequence ATGTCTACCCCCCTCACACCTCAGAACGTTGATGTCCGCGGGCCGCGTTTCGCGGCGTGGATCACGTCAGCTGTTCTCGCACTCACATTGGTCACTGGCTGGTGGGCGCTCCTCGCGATCCAGGCAGTGGTTTTCGCGCTCGGAGCCGCGCTAGGCCCACGGCGCAGCCCTTACGGCATGCTCTTCGCCAATTTGGTGGCACCGCGTATTGGCCCAGTTCGTGAGCGCGAACCTGCCGCACCAGTACGCTTCGCGCAGCTGGTCGGTCTCCTCTTCGCAGTGGCCGCCCTCGTCGGTTACATCAGCGGCGCGGTGCTCGCTGGCCAGATCTTCACCGGACTGGCCTTCATCGCCGCGTTCCTCAACGCCGCGTTCGGCATCTGCCTCGGTTGCCAGATGTATCCGCTTGTGGCACAGCTACGCTCAGGCAGTCGCAGCTCCGCTGCATGA
- a CDS encoding putative leader peptide yields the protein MLANHELLLTRRRAVDLCRLGGCCCPCC from the coding sequence GTGTTAGCCAACCATGAGCTGCTGCTCACCCGTCGCCGCGCAGTTGATCTGTGCCGCCTCGGCGGTTGTTGCTGTCCCTGTTGCTGA
- a CDS encoding thioredoxin family protein — MSGLLILSSATAIATAVGIWWQRRNGAVLAAPASAEPADTAAGSATSELLEAGLSVDGPTVVHFTADWCGPCAAVRRVISTTLPEFPHVTHIELDIDDYPQLTRTLGVRSLPTTLVYDAEMQQRYRIPGVPTASALREALIPVSGHGS; from the coding sequence GTGAGTGGCCTCCTCATCTTGAGCAGCGCGACCGCGATCGCAACCGCCGTGGGCATTTGGTGGCAGCGGCGCAATGGCGCCGTACTCGCGGCGCCCGCCTCGGCTGAACCCGCCGATACGGCCGCCGGATCAGCAACCAGCGAACTCCTCGAAGCGGGCCTCTCGGTGGATGGTCCCACCGTCGTGCATTTCACCGCCGATTGGTGCGGACCATGTGCGGCGGTCCGCAGAGTCATTTCAACGACCCTTCCAGAGTTTCCGCACGTCACTCACATCGAACTTGACATCGACGACTATCCGCAGCTGACCAGGACTCTTGGGGTACGCTCGCTGCCCACCACGCTCGTCTACGACGCGGAAATGCAGCAACGGTACCGGATCCCCGGCGTGCCTACGGCCTCTGCTCTTCGGGAGGCACTCATCCCAGTCTCTGGACACGGAAGCTGA
- a CDS encoding LmeA family phospholipid-binding protein: MRKLIVGALGVVVVLVLAELGTAAYTEHRISRALRASAELSADPDVVIHGFPFLLQAARGEFHGIEIRADRVDTDIAGRVTIEANLEDVTLEPEAWYVRRTDALHARELEGRIVMHQIELGEFFDIPDLRITPLPTGVIDAFGTATPTTIARFRPVLLTASFPDLGISDEVNVEARLRLAGTQLHVDPLRYYTGRDGSWENPVPEELHDEVLRSFSITIDVQEVPFGLAPAVAFPQGGRLVVEGSGENVSLELVKRNAFGEGGGQ, from the coding sequence GTGCGGAAGCTGATCGTAGGGGCCCTGGGAGTCGTCGTGGTGCTGGTTCTTGCCGAACTCGGAACCGCCGCGTATACCGAACACCGAATCTCCCGGGCGCTGCGCGCAAGCGCAGAACTGAGTGCTGACCCGGACGTGGTCATCCACGGCTTCCCGTTCCTGTTACAGGCGGCGCGCGGCGAGTTCCACGGGATCGAGATCCGCGCCGACCGTGTCGACACTGACATCGCAGGCAGAGTGACAATCGAAGCGAATCTCGAGGACGTCACACTGGAGCCAGAGGCCTGGTACGTGCGCCGCACCGACGCTCTTCATGCCCGGGAACTCGAGGGCAGGATCGTCATGCACCAAATCGAACTCGGCGAGTTCTTCGATATCCCGGACCTGCGCATCACCCCGCTGCCCACGGGCGTCATCGACGCATTCGGAACCGCGACCCCGACAACCATCGCGCGCTTCCGCCCGGTCTTGCTGACCGCATCGTTCCCAGACCTCGGGATATCCGACGAAGTAAACGTCGAGGCGCGGCTCCGGCTCGCTGGAACTCAGCTGCACGTCGACCCACTCCGCTACTACACGGGACGCGACGGCTCCTGGGAAAATCCAGTCCCTGAGGAATTACACGACGAAGTCCTGCGTTCTTTTTCGATAACGATTGATGTTCAGGAAGTCCCTTTCGGGCTTGCACCCGCTGTGGCATTTCCGCAGGGCGGCAGGCTCGTAGTTGAAGGATCAGGTGAGAACGTGTCACTCGAGCTAGTGAAGCGAAACGCGTTTGGTGAGGGCGGCGGCCAGTGA
- a CDS encoding winged helix-turn-helix transcriptional regulator: MELLLLTADPNPESVLPSLALLPHNVRPAPADVSSLLDAAGADVAVVDARTDLASARGLCRILANTGAAVPVVAVLTEGGLVAVSPDWGIDDILLPGTGPAELDARLRLLVGRTTVQTEDDDAGTVTLGELLIDEGTYTARLRGKPLDLTYKEFELLKYLVQHAGRVFTRAQLLQEVWGYDFFGGTRTVDVHVRRLRAKLGAEHEALIGTVRNVGYKAVRPSRSGKPRDDENNDLGDDDVDDTVTGAS; this comes from the coding sequence GTGGAGCTCCTCTTGCTAACGGCCGACCCGAACCCTGAATCTGTTCTGCCCTCACTGGCCCTCTTGCCGCACAACGTGCGGCCAGCTCCGGCTGATGTGTCCTCATTGCTGGACGCGGCAGGAGCCGACGTTGCCGTGGTGGATGCACGGACCGACCTCGCCTCAGCGCGTGGCTTGTGCCGGATACTCGCCAATACAGGCGCCGCGGTACCGGTGGTCGCGGTGCTCACAGAAGGCGGCCTCGTCGCAGTGAGTCCCGACTGGGGAATAGATGACATTCTTTTGCCTGGAACTGGGCCAGCGGAACTTGACGCGCGCCTGCGCTTGCTTGTCGGGCGCACGACGGTGCAAACCGAGGACGATGACGCGGGCACTGTCACTCTGGGTGAGCTTCTCATCGACGAGGGAACGTACACCGCCCGCCTTCGCGGTAAGCCGCTTGACCTCACGTACAAAGAGTTCGAGCTGCTGAAATACCTTGTTCAGCATGCCGGCCGAGTCTTCACGCGTGCACAATTGCTGCAGGAAGTGTGGGGCTACGACTTCTTCGGTGGTACCAGGACAGTGGACGTTCACGTTCGGCGTTTGCGCGCGAAGCTTGGTGCCGAGCATGAAGCGCTGATTGGCACGGTGCGCAACGTCGGGTACAAAGCAGTCCGGCCAAGCCGGTCCGGCAAGCCGAGAGACGACGAAAACAACGATCTCGGTGATGACGACGTCGATGACACGGTGACAGGTGCTTCGTGA
- the mshD gene encoding mycothiol synthase gives MTGDAAADIGVTRFEGALPDDVNDSVSLLIAAARAADGADPISEQGLRSLEGKVPGEHVVATSGGVPAGVATIRSENGTPNVELVVDPARRRQGIGRALINEAAARGAQVWAHGDLAAAAALAASAGMTRTRELLQMRRGLGPDATLPEVDQRNGVVVRTYSGPNDDAEIVRVNNAAFHWHPEQGGWTQADIDSRKELAWFDPEGLFLAFSAEAPSTLLGFHWTKTHPADPPEPALGEVYIVGVDPAAHGRGLGKLLTLQGLHYLRDRSLDAVLLYVEADNTAALRTYEKLGFSRYFTDVVYIMA, from the coding sequence GTGACAGGTGATGCCGCAGCTGACATCGGGGTGACGCGCTTTGAGGGCGCGCTGCCAGATGACGTCAATGATTCCGTGTCCCTGCTCATCGCGGCGGCGCGGGCCGCTGACGGGGCGGATCCCATATCGGAGCAGGGGCTGCGCAGCCTGGAGGGCAAGGTTCCCGGAGAGCACGTCGTGGCGACAAGCGGGGGAGTGCCTGCCGGGGTCGCAACCATCCGTAGTGAAAACGGCACCCCGAACGTCGAACTTGTTGTTGACCCCGCGCGGCGGCGGCAGGGGATTGGCCGCGCTCTGATCAATGAAGCGGCGGCGAGGGGCGCACAGGTCTGGGCGCATGGCGATCTCGCGGCTGCCGCTGCGCTTGCCGCTTCGGCGGGGATGACGCGCACGAGGGAGTTGCTGCAGATGCGGCGCGGGCTCGGCCCCGACGCCACTCTGCCAGAGGTTGACCAACGTAACGGCGTAGTGGTTCGAACTTATTCCGGGCCGAACGATGACGCTGAGATCGTGCGCGTTAACAACGCGGCCTTCCATTGGCACCCGGAGCAGGGCGGCTGGACGCAGGCTGACATCGACAGCCGCAAAGAACTAGCATGGTTCGACCCGGAGGGACTGTTCCTCGCGTTCAGTGCCGAGGCGCCGAGCACGCTGCTTGGCTTCCACTGGACGAAGACGCACCCGGCTGACCCGCCTGAGCCTGCCCTCGGTGAGGTGTACATCGTTGGTGTGGACCCTGCGGCACACGGCAGGGGTCTGGGGAAGTTGCTGACGTTGCAGGGTTTGCACTATCTGCGCGACCGCAGCCTGGACGCGGTTCTGTTGTACGTCGAGGCCGACAACACCGCCGCCCTGCGCACCTACGAAAAGCTCGGATTCTCCCGTTATTTCACCGATGTGGTGTACATCATGGCGTAA